A single Desulfovibrio piger DNA region contains:
- the glpK gene encoding glycerol kinase GlpK: MQGKYIVALDQGTTSSRTVVLDQDVNIVAVVQREFPQIYPRPGWVEHDPRQIWATQSSTLTEALASVGISSDEVAAIGITNQRETTVVWEKDTGKPVYNAIVWQCRRTAQICDELRKNEGFEEYVRENTGLLLDPYFSGTKIKWILDNVPGAREKAEQGQLLFGTIDTWLIWNMTQGRVHVTDYTNASRTMLFNIHKLAWDEHILSMLGIPRSMLPEVKPSSTVYGQTNIGGKGGTRIPIAGIAGDQQAALFGHLCVENGMAKNTYGTGCFMLMNTGRTAVSSKNGLITTLACGPRGEACYALEGSIFVGGSAIQWLRDELKIVNDARDTEYFANKAETSNDVYVIPAFTGLGAPYWDPYARGAIVGLTRGTNASHIIRATLESIAYQSKDVIEAMQADSGIPLQALRVDGGASANNFLMQFQADILGVDVERPATLEVTALGAAFLAGLAVGYWSGLDDVRNRLHIERVFEPSADKEKQVQRYKGWKKAVSRALQWIDVED; the protein is encoded by the coding sequence TTCCCCAGATCTATCCCCGTCCGGGCTGGGTGGAGCATGATCCCCGCCAGATCTGGGCCACCCAGAGTTCCACGCTGACCGAAGCCCTGGCCAGTGTGGGCATCTCGTCGGACGAGGTGGCCGCCATCGGCATCACCAACCAGCGCGAGACCACGGTGGTCTGGGAGAAGGATACGGGCAAGCCCGTGTACAACGCCATCGTCTGGCAGTGCCGCCGCACCGCGCAGATCTGCGACGAACTGCGCAAGAACGAAGGCTTTGAGGAATACGTGCGGGAAAATACCGGCCTGCTGCTGGACCCCTATTTCTCCGGCACCAAGATCAAGTGGATTCTGGACAATGTGCCCGGCGCCCGTGAAAAGGCGGAGCAGGGGCAGCTGCTGTTCGGGACCATCGACACCTGGCTGATCTGGAACATGACCCAGGGCCGCGTGCATGTGACCGACTACACCAATGCCTCGCGCACCATGCTTTTCAACATCCACAAGCTGGCATGGGACGAACACATCCTGTCCATGCTGGGCATCCCGCGTTCCATGCTGCCCGAAGTCAAGCCCTCCTCCACGGTCTATGGCCAGACCAACATCGGCGGCAAGGGCGGCACGCGCATCCCCATCGCGGGCATCGCCGGCGACCAGCAGGCGGCCCTGTTCGGGCACCTGTGCGTGGAAAACGGCATGGCCAAGAATACTTACGGCACCGGCTGCTTCATGCTCATGAACACCGGCAGGACCGCCGTCAGCTCCAAGAACGGCCTCATCACCACCCTGGCCTGCGGTCCCCGCGGCGAGGCCTGCTACGCCCTGGAAGGCTCCATTTTCGTGGGCGGCTCCGCCATCCAGTGGCTGCGGGACGAGCTGAAGATCGTCAACGATGCCCGGGATACGGAATACTTCGCCAACAAGGCGGAGACCTCCAACGATGTCTATGTGATCCCGGCCTTTACCGGCCTGGGCGCTCCCTACTGGGATCCCTATGCCCGCGGCGCCATCGTGGGCCTGACCCGCGGCACCAACGCCAGCCACATCATCCGTGCCACGCTGGAGTCCATCGCCTACCAGAGCAAGGATGTCATCGAGGCCATGCAGGCCGATTCCGGCATCCCCCTGCAGGCCTTGCGCGTGGACGGCGGTGCCAGCGCCAACAACTTCCTGATGCAGTTCCAGGCCGACATCCTGGGCGTCGATGTGGAACGGCCCGCCACGCTGGAAGTGACGGCTCTGGGGGCCGCCTTCCTGGCCGGTCTGGCCGTGGGCTACTGGAGCGGCCTGGACGACGTGCGCAACCGTCTGCACATCGAACGTGTTTTCGAGCCCTCCGCGGACAAGGAAAAGCAGGTGCAGCGCTACAAGGGCTGGAAGAAGGCCGTGTCCCGCGCCCTGCAGTGGATCGACGTGGAGGATTAG